From a single Maniola hyperantus chromosome 3, iAphHyp1.2, whole genome shotgun sequence genomic region:
- the LOC117996675 gene encoding peroxisomal acyl-coenzyme A oxidase 3, producing the protein MEDLSFLPELPTGPLDVYRNSSSFNWKRLKLALEGDLELLKLKYKIWRILEKDPLFAHNPVTPPVEEQKRITQLQLKKINEYKFIPKEMFNASYSKRTRTIMTINEAMQCLNPSVSVKMAIGIYLFSNALLSLGTERHHKFYEATIKHREILASFSLTEIAHGSDARLMRTTATYDPSRKEFVIHTPDFEAAKCWVGNLGRTCTHTLLFAQLITPDGSNHGLHGFVVPIRNPDTLETYPGLIVGDMGEKIGVNGIDNGFIMFNQYRIPRENLLNRTADVTEDGTYESSFSEPSRILGAALENLSAGRIGIMQESCHSLASAVTIAVRYAATRTQFGERDHETPLIEYELHQWRLFGFVSAAVVFRLYIDSFTHTYLSIVEKSNAGHRVDNLSEAVSEIHAMVSSSKPLLTWTTLRAAQQCREACGGHGYLKCANLGDIRSNHEPTVTYEGDNNVLSQQAGNWLLRQYEAALAGNAVDSPLGTVAFLKDLRTIKDRTFSCTSTKELKNPQFIIATYKWLICWLLKYTHEKNEANLSQGLTKVQARTKAQVYRWKTLTKVYAEYLALVFCLETIDKKERELQPMLMKLFCLYGLWSLDENLVELYQGGFAKGEDCARLVRDSVLELCGEVKNEIVSVADALSPTDFVLNSVLAKSDGKLYQNLQKAFFSQPGVFERTPWWRDVVPSSKL; encoded by the exons ATGGAAGACCTCAGTTTTTTACCGGAACTCCCTACTGGGCCCCTGGATGTGTACAGGAATAGTTCTTCGTTTAACTGGAAGCGTCTTAAATTGGCCCTTGAAGGAGATCTTGAATTACTGAAACTTAAG TACAAGATATGGCGGATCTTAGAGAAGGATCCGTTGTTCGCACACAATCCAGTGACGCCACCCGTGGAAGAACAGAAGAGAATCACTCAGCTGCAGTTAAAGAAGATAAATGAatacaagttcatacctaaggAAATGTTCAATGCTAGCTATAGCAAACGG ACGCGAACAATAATGACAATCAACGAAGCAATGCAGTGTCTTAACCCCAGCGTGTCCGTCAAAATGGCCATCGGTATCTACCTGTTCTCAAACGCCTTACTGTCACTAGGTACAGAACGACATCACAAATTCTACGAAGCCACGATAAAGCATAGAGAG ATCCTGGCTAGCTTCTCTCTCACGGAGATCGCACACGGCTCGGACGCACGGCTCATGCGCACGACGGCCACCTACGACCCCAGTCGGAAAGAGTTCGTCATACACACGCCGGACTTCGAGGCTGCTAAATGCTGGGTTGGTAATCTAG GTAGAACGTGTACCCATACTTTGCTGTTCGCCCAACTGATCACACCGGACGGGAGCAACCATGGCCTGCACGGCTTCGTCGTGCCCATACGAAATCCGGATACCCTGGAGACGTACCCTGGACTTATCGTGGGCGACATGGGCGAGAAAATTGGCGTTAACGGCATAGATAATGG ATTCATAATGTTCAACCAATACCGAATACCGCGGGAGAACCTCCTCAACAGAACAGCGGACGTCACAGAAGATGGGACGTATGAAAGCTCGTTCTCGGAACCTTCCAGAATACTTGGGGCCGCCTTGGAAAATTTGTCTGCGG GCAGGATCGGCATAATGCAGGAGAGCTGCCACTCGCTAGCGAGCGCCGTGACGATCGCGGTGCGCTACGCGGCCACGCGCACGCAGTTCGGCGAGCGCGACCACGAGACGCCGCTAATCGAGTACGAGTTACAT CAATGGCGCCTGTTCGGCTTCGTGTCAGCGGCCGTGGTGTTCCGCCTGTACATAGACTCCTTCACGCACACATATCTCAGTATCGTGGAGAAGTCCAACGCTGGGCATCGAGTCGATAATTTG AGTGAAGCGGTATCGGAAATCCACGCGATGGTGTCAAGCAGTAAACCGCTGCTGACGTGGACTACTCTTAGAGCAGCGCAACAGTGCAGAGAGGCGTGCGGGGGACATGGATATCTTAAG TGTGCAAATCTAGGTGACATAAGAAGCAACCACGAGCCAACAGTGACATATGAAGGCGACAACAACGTCCTATCGCAGCAGGCCGGCAACTGGCTGCTGCGGCAGTATGAAGCCGCTTTAGCGGGCAATGCGGTCGACTCGCCGCTGGGCACTGTGGCCTTCCTAAAGGACTTGCGGACGATAAAGGACAGGACCTTCAGTTGTACCAGTACGAAGGAGCTGAAAAATCCAcaat TTATAATTGCCACGTATAAATGGCTAATATGCTGGCTTTTGAAATACACCCACGAAAAGAACGAAGCAAACCTTTCACAAGGTCTCACGAAGGTGCAAGCGAGAACCAAAGCCCAAGTCTACAGATGGAAGACTTTGACCAAAGTTTATGCTGAATACTTAGCACTGGTATTCTGTTTGGAAACCATAGATAAGAAAGAACGGGAGTTACAGCCTATGTTGATGAAGCTGTTTTGTTTGTACGGTCTGTGGTCGTTGGATGAGAATTTAGTGGAGTTGTACCAAGGGGGGTTCGCGAAAGGGGAGGATTGTGCGAGATTAGTGAGAGACTCAGTGTTGGAACTATGTGGGGAGGTGAAAAACGAAATCGTCAGTGTAGCGGACGCTCTGTCGCCAACGGATTTTGTCCTGAACTCCGTGCTAGCGAAGAGCGATGGAAAG CTGTACCAGAATCTCCAAAAGGCGTTCTTCAGTCAGCCAGGCGTTTTCGAGAGGACTCCCTGGTGGCGTGACGTAGTGCCGTCATCCAAATTGTAA